The DNA segment ttttggttttttttttagtatcttttAGAAAgggctttttttgtttatttagcttTTTGGGTTttctgcagtcatgaaattaaaagacgcttgctccttggaaggaaagttatgaccaacctagatagcatattgaaaaacagagacattactttgccaacaaaggtccgtctagtcaagtctatgatttttccagtagtcatgtatggatgtgagagttggacagtgaagaaagctgagcgcagaagaattgatgcttttgaactgtggtgttggagaagactcttgagagttccttggactgcaaggagatccaaccagtccattctgaaggagatccgtcctgggtgttctttggaaggaatgatgctaaagctgaaattctagtactttggccacctcatgcgaagagttgactcattggaaaagactctgatgctgggagggattgggggcaggaggagaaggggacaacagaggatgagatggctggatggcatcaccgacttgatagacatgagtttgggtgaactccgaagttggtgatggacagggaggcctggcgtgctgcgattcatggggtcgcaaagagtcagacacaactgagtgactgagctgaactgaaacttaaataTCCATAATGCATCACAGTTTCATCTGTATGCATGGATAAAATATTCAGTTAGAGGGAGTTAAAATAACTAGTTGTCCCTATTTGTCAGGATTATCATAACTGCAGAAGTAATCTGGgtggtcttttttgtttcttctttttcattttgatagtATACTTAGGTAAAATGAGATGTTCACATAGCTTAAAAATGGGTAAATTCTAAACAGCTATACAAATATAAGGTGATTTTAttacaaattaaaaagtaaaaagatgaagTGGTCACAATATCCACTCTGAAGGCTTCTGTCAGGTGAACCTTCCTGCTTCAGATATTTGTGTCccctttttttctggaattactcTTGCTATGATACTTCTTTCATTTGAGTTCAAGTTTTGTATTTTTGTAGGGCTATTCAGTTTGGtagtttctcatttaaaattggatatttctacttttctcctttggtttgaTAGTCAcacattctttttattcttaggGTGATTCCTTTTAGCTTAAGATTCCGTGTTGGGTTACAAAccgcctccacacacacacacacccaccccccccacacacggGGTGGGTGTGGGGTGTAGAAGTGAGAagccagggaaggaaggagagctaCCCGCAGAGGGTGCAGTGATGAGCCGGTTACTGCTGCAGGCAGCTGGGTGTCCACCCTAGTTAGGTGCTGGGGAGACAAGCTGAGGTTTTTACCCCCCCGACTCCTCCCTAGGTGTCAAGGCCTCACGGGGTGCACTAAAGCAGGGGTCCTCTGAGGCCTGGGCAGACGAGCACCCCTGCAGCCTGTGCTGGAGGTGAGAGGGGGCACCCAGCTCTCCTGCGTCCACCTCCCTGTGGATTAATTGAGTCCAggtccctcttcctcctcctcagcgGGCACTGTGCCCCTTCCCAGTCCTGTGGGTTCTCTCCACACAGCCCCCCACTAaagaattttgagttttatgGACAGATTTTTATCCTTTGatccttgattttttaaaaacaaaattgtgcTTTCCTTAATCGTCCTTACTGCCCTTACCTCTGGCGCTGTCTGCTcagatttctgttgtttgttggctgcttttgtttgtttacatacttctctgaatgtttgtttgttttttgtgacTGAGACCTTGCATACTTGGAAATACCCTATTGGACCCTCAAATTTAAATGACACTTGATATAAAATTCTGTGTTTAAAGCTAACAATTTTATTAACATAGAATGGTTTCTTAAAGTATGAGTAAATAATGTTCTATTTATAGTTTAAGTAAATATGAgagttaaacataaatttattgtccagtatgctactgtgATCGCTTCAGTTTCTTTCTCCTTCAATTCTGAGAAAGTCTCAGGGTGTGTCTTATCAGTCTGCCTGTCCCCTGAGTTTTGCACAACTGATTTATTCTTTGGTTTCAAGCCTGTTGTAGCGGAGGGAAGCATCTGCTTTTCAGCCATAGTGAACTGCCAGTTTTTCCTTCATTAATTGTTCTTTGGCTTTCTTCCAAATTCCCTCGGGATGAGCACCTCTGTTTTGGCCTCAGAGTGTCCTAGTAGCGCAGTGTTTGTGTCTGGCCTCTGAGTGGCAGGAAGGTCACACCTGAGGGACTTGGAAGGAAGGCGCAGCAGTGAGGAGTCCTCTGGCTCCAGCAGAGTCTTCTCTCGTCACCTGCTCTTGTTACCAGGCTGCCTGATTCCAGAGCTAATCGTTTGTCAAAACCCTCTTCCAGAAGAttgttgcttatttttaaaattagatattaCCAACCTAATATGATAGTTGATGATTAAAATATTGTCAGTGAGTATGATATGGGAATTAAGTTGAACAGGATGAAAAACTAaaactttcttcctctctgtcatatataaatattttactctTGGCACTGCACTGATTGTGTTTTTTTTGACATGtagatatattatatttattatttgtttattttcattttcgtCTGCACGGGCCTTTGtcgctgcacacgggctttctctagttgggagAGTGGGTCTGCTCTCCCGTGCTGGGGCACTGGCTTCTCACTACTGTggcctctctcgttgcagagcacagactcttcATACGCGGGCTTCGGTAGCtggagcatgtgggctcagtagtggcggctcatgggccctagagcacacgggcttcagtagctggagcacgtgggctcagtgggGGTGGCTCGTGGGCCCtagagcacgtgggcttcagtagctggagcacgtgggctcagtgggGGCAGCTCGTGGGccctagagcatgcaggctttagtagttgtggtacTTGAGCTTAGTTGGTCCTCGGCATATGgagtcttccctgaccagggatagaacccctgttccctgcattggcaggcggattcttacccattgtgccaccagggaagtctggcgttgGTTCTTAAGTTGTGTTCTTTAGCATCATTGGtattcttctaaaataaaataatacagatttttttgaaagtaaatagaatgagaaaattgtgctttttcttaaatctgcactgaaggaaattaagaaaaaggtGACAGGGATTAACAGGAAGAATTTGGCAACAGCCTGTTATTCATGCCTAGTTTACTGTTCTCTCTGGCTCTTATGGTATCATTAAACTATTAGTATTTTGTGGTATTTCACAAGGAATGTGTATAATTTTGAGGGCACCTTGACACTTGCacaaatttgagaaccactgttcttgGTAAAAATTGGTTCTCTGAAATGGAAAATAGAGTTTATACGTTAAAAAATTAAGCAATGCTACAGAGTTCAACATTTACTTACATAAAAATCATTTTGAGTACATAAAAGTTGCCTGCACCCTGCATAGGACTGTTTCATTaatgtaaataacatttttattttgtgaccTTACAGGAGCCCAGGCTTGTGTACTTGTATTTTCTACCACAGACAGGGAATCTTTTGAAGCCATTTCCAGTTGGAGAGAGAAAGTGGTGGCTGAAGTTGGAGACATACCAACTGCACTCGTACAGAACAAGATCGATCTCCTGGATGACTCTTGTATAAAGAAGTAAGATAGCTATTGTTGAGGGGGTGGTGGTAATTCTAGAAAGATAAaacctattttatttctttgcatagacTTACAAAAGACAGgtttatacttaaaattttctgtgaGCTATTGTGTGACTggtttgagtttttaaaagttcacactgaatcaaaagtaaagaaaattaaaggaatacaTTTTGGAGACCCTTTTAGAGTTCTAGGTCCTTGCAACTcaatccaactctgtgtgaagtCAAATCTAGACAGAGTATGAGTGTTAACTCCCTATATTCTAGTATCTAGCCTAAGTATGTTGATGAATTTAAATAGGTAAGCAGTTCAGATTCACACTGTTTTGTGTACTCAGTGCCATTATGTTCACATGTGTGAACAGCATTTGGCATCCAGATAATTTCTCTCTGTAAGTATTAGTTTGTTGCATTATTGACGTTTTGCTGACTTTGAAAATAGTTGCCTGGTTCTTACCTTATTTTTTTTGGCATGTTCATTAGTCATCTGATGCTATGTAACAAATTAGCCCAAAACTTAGTGGTTTAAGACAACAAACATTATTTCATAGTTTTTGTGGGTCGGGAATTGGGGAGTGGCTTAGCTGGGTGGCTTCGTTGTGGGTGTTTCATGAGGTTGCTGTCAAGATGTTGCTGGGGCCTTGTGGTCACTGGAAGGCTTGACTGGGGCAGGGGGTCTGCTGTCAGGCTGGTGCCCTTGCTTGGCTCCAGGCAGGAGGCCTCCCTTGAGCTGGGAGTGTCCTTATGGCGTGGCAGCCTCTGTCCCAGGCATGTGAtcccagagagggaaaggcaAAAAAGCCTCAGTGCCTCTTAGGGCGCTTATGAGGGAATCTGAGTCACACACTGTTGTGTTATTGATGACACAGACCAACTTGATTACAGGGAGGGGCAGTGTGGGCAGAGGAATCACTGGGAACCCTTTTAAAGAATCAGGAGCTGTAATGAAACTAGAATTAGGGGTCTTCTCTTGGAGACATTTGAACATACTGACTTTGGCTTAGGCAGCAAAGTAGTTTTGTAGCCAATAACAGTAAAATAGGTAATGCAGTTAAGACTCTTGGAGTGTAATTAAAttcaagtgtttttaaaaatggaagagggAAAATTAAAGTATTAGATAAAGAAAAGTGATATTTAGCTATTCTAAGGCTAGAATTAATGACTTTATGGAAAAGTGTCTTTTACAATTACAGTGAGATGGCTGGTGTTTACCCTCCAAGAGCAATGACAACTGAAAATCCTCCTCAGGCACTACCCACCGTGGGCACTGACCCCTGCTCAGGCACTGATCCCCCCACCTCAGGCACTTACCCCACCTCGGGCACTCACCCCACCTCAGACACTGACACCCCCCCAGACACTGACCTCCCCGCCTCAGGCACTGACCCCCCACCTCAGGCACTGACCCCCCACCTCAGGCACTGACCCCTCCCTCGGGCACTGACCCCCCCTCAGGCACTCATCCCACCTCAGACACTGACCTCCCCCCTTCAGGTACTGACGACCCTGCCTCGGGTACTGACCCCCCACCTTGGGCACTGACCCCCCCACCTTGGGCACTTACCCCCCCTCCCTCAGGCACCGACCCCCACCTTGGGCACTGACCCCCCCCCCAGGCACCGACCCCCCACCTTGGGCACTGACCCCCGCCTCAGGCACTGACCCCTCCCCCTCGGGTACTGACCCCCCACCTTGGGCACTGACCCCCCCCTCCCTCGGGCACTGACCCCCCACCTTGGGCACCGACCCCTCCCCTTGGGCATTGACCCCTCCCCCTCGGGCACTGACCCCCCCTCAGGCACTGACCCCCCGCCTCAGGTACTGACCCCCCCCCTCCTTGAGCACTGACCTCCCCCTCCTCAGGCACTGACCCCCCTTAGGCACTGACCCCTCCTCAGGCTGTATGCAGTAAATGTAATAAAACAAGTGCTCAGAAAGTACctttacatgcattttttttttttaacttgatgtGTAGTGAGGAAGCTGAGGCGCTGGCAAAAAAGTTGAAGTTGAGATTCTACAGGACTTCAGTGAAGGAGGATCTGAATGTCAGTGAAGGTAAAGTGCCTTCTTAACACTAATGGCAAGacgtttgttttttcttcttatgcCTTTTCTCTGTGTTGTTTGGAAatcatgtttgtatttttaatgtttttatttagttttgcttGCACcggcctttgttgctgtgcaggctctttctctagctgtgagGAGCAGGCTGCCCTCTGGCCGCGTTGGCACGGGCCATTGTGGAGGCTTGCCTCGTCGTGGAGCACTCTTGGGCGCCGGCTCAGCAGCTGTgaccacaggcttagttgctctgtggcacgtggaatctcccccacccaggaatccagctcgtgtcccctgaattggcaggcgggttcttacccACTCTGCCACCAGATAAGTTCTAGAAGTCTTATTTGTAATGAGAATAGGATTTTTCTCATTGTTACATGTCACCAAGTAGTGTAAAGGCTTGATGCTGCTCTGGGTTTGAGTCCTCAGTTATTTACTAATGTCTTCGAATAGTTCTTATTCTACAGAAGAATTCCAGTGGGCTTTTGTTCTGTTCTTTATCTTCAAAAATACAgctgactgtgtgtgtgagtgtgtatgtgtgtttttcaaGCGTACCTTCTAAAGTTGCTGCATTGTCCTGGAACATAGCAGTGGACGCCCACTAGGTAGTTACAGCAACCTTAACTTGTATTTCCTACTTTCTGGGATTGGAGAGAGATGATggttatttttctcattctggaATTGCTACTTATTTAGTTACATTGCAGCTTGATTGTTGCTTCAGTGTCCCAAGTAATACTTCTCACCTAAAGAAAGAGGCATCTTTTTAAGACTGAGTCAGATTAGTGTTGCTGAATATTAATCACTATTAAGGTATACTTAAAACTAAAGAGCCAATGACTATagtgttattttatttctttactaaTAAAATGCCACTGTGTATTTATTAGTATTACCATCGTAATTAGGTATTACTGAGATAATTTTTAgaagttgaatttttttcatgtcatttgtatacttctaattttaaatttgtttcgtaaatataaatattataataagtGATGTAAAATAACAGGTTTTACATGCATAGATTATACTGACCTGGCAaggtttctggttttgttttcattccagtttttaaatatttggctgaaaaatatcttcaaaagcTTAAACAACAAATAGCTGAGAATCCAGAATCAATGCATTCAAGTAGTAACAAAATTGGTAAGTACCCAGAATTTTAGCCCCATGTTTACCTGGCAAATTTATTTTCCATCCATTATCATATTTACTTGAAAAGATACAGTATgctcatttctttaaagaaatgtgaGATTATTAGGAGTGTCAGCTCTCTTATTAAAGGTATATTGAGTTAAAAGATTGTTTACCTGAGGAATTTTCTAAAGGTCTCTCCTATTTGACTTGATAGCTGCCCTGTCTCGGCACCTTTTCCCTTTCCTGCTGCCTTGCTTAGTACCCAGCCTGGTTTTAGCATGCGATGCCAGCAGAGTGTTGTGCTCGCCAGGGAGCAGGGACCACCTGCCCGTGTCGTGACTTTGGACGGTGGATTTCTGGGAGGACAGGTACCAGTCCTGTCCTGAGGACCCTTGCCTGCACCTTCACCTACACATTCACACACGGCATTTTCTTGACCTGTTTTAACTTTTCTTCACCTTTTTTATTGCCTGTGTTCCTACTGTCAGACCCCGCACGTGCTCTGACCCATGCCCAGGCAGTAGTGCCAAGCTGCTGTCGTGTCTGGCCTCCTGGGCCCGCTCTGTCTCCTCCAGTCCGCTGAGTAGAACCTTTTGCTAGATTCTGGTTGTGGAACACATTCAGTGCAGGCTCACCGCATCCCAGCATTTGAAGGCTGTGTGGTCCATCCTTCCtgcgcagcctcacgccatcacGTAGCTTGTTTACTGTTCCACTGAAGGCCCGCTGTTAAtcttgagtcttctcttttgctCATGTTGGCTCTTCCATCAAGAATGGCCTCCCCTTCCCATCTTCTGTCTGGAACTGTGCATCCTTCGAGGTCTGTGTCCAAAGCTCTTGACTCTGGCTGGAGCACGGCCTTCACTTCTCTTAAAGGAACAGAGACCTGAGTGCAGGGTGTGTCCAGGGCCCAGTCCCTTCTTCTGTCGTTTGTCCTTCTTACAAGTTAGATGTGTTGACCTTTCCTTTGAGCTGTCTGTGGGACCTCGCGTCTCTCTCATGACACCTAACGTCATGTCCTGCAGCATCACTGCACCCCTCAGAGTGTAAGCCTCTTGGGCAGGAACAGTCTTGGTGGTCATGGTATCGCCCAAAGTGTCTGTGGCAGAGTCTTGTGTATCATGGATGGTAAATAGCTCATGGATTGGAGATTACATTGTGGGACCCTCATAGTGCAAAATGAAAACTGTAACAGTTGAAAGTTTTTCTTTAGCTCATCCCTTTCGTCTGCTTATCACTTTGAGGATCTGCAGACCGTCTTGCCATTGTTTTAGGCTGGACAGAAACATCTGCCATCACTGCCAGCTCTTACATGTGTGGCATCTTCATTAATATGACATAAAACAAGACAGATGCTATTGAGGAAGTTCTGTGATGTGAAGTTAGTAAGTGAAGTTTTTAAAGTGATCATacagattttaaatttcaaaaaccgATTGTTACTGAAAAGAGGCAGAGGGATGTGCAGAGAGTGTTGCCTTTGGGCAGCAGAGGCAGGAAGGCCTCCATGCACTCTTGACCCCACATAGGCGTCCTGCAGCGCTGCGGGGCTCTGGGGGACTGGCGGGGAGAGACTTCACTTCCACCCTCCTGGTTCCTTTTGAACTTGAACTCTTAATTGTCTGTTAAAAATGGATGAAGTGAAAACAATAGCTTCATATTGTAAATACTTGCAAATGTCGCTAATTTACTAAGAAGCTGGGAGCACAGTCTTGAGTCGATGAGCCTGCAGTCCTTCAGTGTCAACATCTGTGTTGTCCCTCACTTTATCCAGGGGTCTTTAGCACGTCTGCTGGGAGTCACTTGGGTCAGAATTCAAGTACCCTCAATGGTGGAGATGTCATCAACCTCAGGCCCAACAGACAGAGGACCAAGAAAAACCGAAATCCTTTCAGCAGCTGTAGCATACCCTAACAGGCCtcagggaggaggaaatggaattaCATTGTGCAGTAAGAAACGTCCAGCTATCACGGTATGTTACACGATGTTTTGCAGACTTTGCACCTAATTGGCTGAAAATTGACAGACTTAAACATTATTCTGCAGTGCTTTTCAGAATGGAGCAAGATCTCTGAAAAATTACTGCCCTGTGGacgcattttaatttttttacattagACGAAGCTTCTCCTGTTATTGAAGGAACGATATAAGAAACATCAAAAACAGGTTTTGCTGAATTTGAAATGCAGAAACACATAAATGAAATGCCTAAATATATTGGTATAGATTTTAATATTAGGGGTCAAGGAAAGATAGCaggaattctttttctgaaattggTCATCTAGCTTTTCTGGGAAATAATGCTGACTCTTGAGTACTTAGAAGAATAATATTGAAAGGCGAGCGCTAATCTTGCCAGACTGCATTAGTGTGTACTTTACGATGTTACTTGTGCAGTGTCTGTATATGTGGAACATGGAGGTGTGTGCATGCAGATCCCTGGTTCTGGAGTAAAGGAAGGTATGTGCAGTGTTTAAGGAAACATGGAATCTAACTTGTTCATTCATGAAACCATGTACACACTTATGTGTATGTtctaagtttttattttcaaatgagaaattCCAGGTAGATACTTTGCA comes from the Capricornis sumatraensis isolate serow.1 chromosome 22, serow.2, whole genome shotgun sequence genome and includes:
- the RAB23 gene encoding ras-related protein Rab-23; translation: MLEEDMEVAIKMVVVGNGAVGKSSMIQRYCKGIFTKDYKKTIGVDFLERQIQVNDEDVRLMLWDTAGQEEFDAITKAYYRGAQACVLVFSTTDRESFEAISSWREKVVAEVGDIPTALVQNKIDLLDDSCIKNEEAEALAKKLKLRFYRTSVKEDLNVSEVFKYLAEKYLQKLKQQIAENPESMHSSSNKIGVFSTSAGSHLGQNSSTLNGGDVINLRPNRQRTKKNRNPFSSCSIP